One genomic region from Chthonomonas calidirosea T49 encodes:
- a CDS encoding AAC(3) family N-acetyltransferase — protein sequence MFSVQHLVTDLQNLGLRSGVTLLVHSTWPSSAAPLPQTLLDALLTVLGPTGTLMVPTFTYTTVDSPSPTTTPTENGTQYLPGSVFRIRSTPADSRIVGPLPELVRTRPKARRSRHPVFSFAAIGPNAPLLTHTAPFHFPFGSNSPLAHLHRLNGELLLLNTDQRSNLLLHLAEVWAEVPYLLSTLRVKVGQERWRTMRGKPGCTEGFVKIEPLLRQARLIRYGTIGSMPAQRMNVQAVVSMAVALLKGAPDALLCDSPNCTFCQFARRITQKPQPLPSAPHFELL from the coding sequence ATGTTCAGCGTGCAGCACTTAGTAACCGATCTCCAAAACCTTGGCCTGCGTTCAGGCGTAACCCTGTTAGTGCACTCCACATGGCCGTCATCGGCCGCCCCTTTGCCTCAAACCCTCCTTGACGCGCTTCTGACGGTACTAGGCCCCACCGGAACACTAATGGTACCGACTTTTACCTATACTACCGTAGACTCTCCGTCACCGACTACCACGCCGACCGAAAATGGAACCCAATATTTGCCAGGATCCGTTTTCCGCATTCGCTCTACACCTGCCGACTCTCGGATCGTAGGCCCTTTACCGGAGCTTGTCCGCACTCGCCCTAAAGCCAGACGAAGTCGTCATCCTGTTTTCTCCTTTGCAGCTATCGGCCCTAACGCCCCTCTTCTGACCCACACAGCCCCCTTTCACTTTCCATTTGGCTCCAACAGTCCCCTAGCACACCTTCATCGCCTAAACGGTGAGCTACTGCTACTTAACACCGATCAGCGTTCTAACCTGCTGCTGCATCTGGCAGAAGTCTGGGCAGAGGTACCCTATCTCCTTTCTACCCTCCGTGTAAAAGTTGGACAGGAGCGTTGGCGAACGATGCGCGGCAAGCCTGGCTGCACGGAAGGCTTTGTCAAAATCGAGCCCCTACTTCGTCAAGCCCGCCTTATCCGCTATGGTACGATTGGCTCCATGCCTGCACAACGTATGAATGTACAAGCCGTAGTCTCAATGGCCGTGGCGCTTTTGAAAGGTGCGCCGGACGCTCTGCTTTGCGACTCGCCAAACTGCACCTTCTGTCAATTCGCCCGCCGCATCACCCAAAAACCCCAACCTTTGCCGTCTGCTCCACACTTTGAACTCCTCTAA
- a CDS encoding DUF6785 family protein, translating to MKNQAKKAHEGVSAKAIWIALGLISLSVWWIVYSEMRTQVTEITSTSLPMGVIFLLFLLCLGNALIARYFGKNLLSGPELAIIYTLTAVGSSLAGIGMVGFMMPALANPFYYNNATNHWAKIASWAPWFWAPHDSKAIRAFYLGNSTLYTWGHIRAWLAPVLYWGLFFMALLGFFLCVALLLRRQWIEQERLSYPIIVLPMEMTLYPDGFLGFLRQRGLLIGFLIPVVLQTINSLNYLFPSVPYIPVKPTINGPLDLGPLFTTPPWNALGYFPLAFHPNTIGLAYLLPADVSFSCWFFYLVRKGLDVFCTAMGWRSPQSSPIVNRIPYSPEQGVGAWIAMAIMVLWLARRELKRYGSAAFRLRGCSDREAASLRWAVWGALASFGGMVFLIGVGGMPITLVVVMVLVVTAYLLALTRIRVDAGTAWHFGPFIPAQEVVANWVGPATLSPTSISTLAFHEWYNLDYRSMTVPHLFEGYRMAYAGKSSVRRLTWAMLLCIIVGYFVSCWASLQLYYTYGAATAHVNPWRIQMGQIPWNLAQAHQQSLQHYPDWPGIEGMVAGALVTFLLFYARSQFTWWPFHPAGYAIGNTFITDLLWCPFLVGWLAKVLILRYGGMQSYRKALPFFIGLILGDYVIACLWSLAGVAFHMSMYRCFPN from the coding sequence ATGAAGAACCAAGCGAAGAAAGCTCATGAGGGCGTTAGTGCGAAGGCGATCTGGATTGCGCTAGGTCTTATTTCCCTTAGTGTGTGGTGGATCGTCTATTCGGAAATGCGAACGCAGGTCACTGAGATCACCTCAACATCCTTGCCAATGGGGGTTATCTTTCTTCTTTTTCTGCTGTGTTTAGGAAACGCCCTTATTGCTCGCTATTTTGGCAAGAACCTGCTTTCTGGGCCGGAGCTGGCAATTATCTATACACTAACGGCAGTTGGCTCATCGTTGGCCGGCATTGGGATGGTAGGTTTTATGATGCCTGCCCTAGCAAACCCCTTCTATTACAACAATGCGACGAACCATTGGGCGAAGATTGCAAGCTGGGCGCCATGGTTTTGGGCGCCGCATGATTCTAAGGCCATTCGTGCATTCTATTTAGGCAACAGCACTCTTTATACGTGGGGGCACATTCGGGCTTGGTTGGCGCCTGTGCTCTATTGGGGTCTCTTCTTTATGGCCTTGCTGGGGTTTTTCCTTTGTGTGGCCTTACTGTTAAGGCGCCAGTGGATCGAGCAAGAGCGTTTGAGCTACCCTATCATTGTGTTGCCGATGGAGATGACGCTCTATCCCGATGGTTTCCTAGGGTTCCTACGGCAACGTGGTTTGCTGATAGGATTTCTCATTCCCGTGGTGCTTCAGACGATCAATAGCCTCAACTATCTGTTTCCCTCTGTACCCTATATTCCGGTAAAGCCGACTATCAACGGGCCCTTAGACCTTGGGCCTCTGTTTACGACACCACCTTGGAACGCTTTAGGCTATTTTCCGCTTGCTTTTCATCCGAATACCATTGGTTTGGCCTATCTTCTGCCAGCGGACGTGTCCTTTTCATGTTGGTTTTTCTATCTTGTACGGAAGGGGCTTGATGTTTTTTGCACCGCAATGGGTTGGCGTAGCCCACAGAGTAGCCCGATAGTGAATCGGATTCCCTATTCGCCCGAGCAGGGGGTTGGAGCTTGGATAGCAATGGCGATCATGGTATTATGGTTGGCGCGTCGAGAGTTGAAGCGCTACGGCTCAGCTGCATTTCGGTTACGCGGGTGTAGTGACAGGGAGGCAGCCTCGTTACGTTGGGCGGTATGGGGCGCTCTGGCATCGTTTGGCGGAATGGTCTTTTTAATTGGGGTCGGGGGAATGCCCATTACACTTGTAGTGGTGATGGTGCTTGTGGTGACTGCCTACCTGTTAGCACTTACGCGCATACGCGTGGATGCCGGCACGGCCTGGCATTTCGGGCCGTTTATTCCTGCCCAGGAGGTCGTTGCAAATTGGGTTGGACCGGCGACCCTGTCTCCCACCTCGATCAGCACTTTGGCATTCCATGAGTGGTACAACTTGGACTATCGTTCCATGACGGTGCCGCATCTTTTTGAGGGCTATCGCATGGCCTATGCAGGGAAAAGCTCGGTTCGCCGCCTCACTTGGGCTATGTTGCTCTGTATCATTGTGGGATACTTTGTGTCCTGCTGGGCTTCGTTGCAGCTCTACTATACTTATGGAGCGGCGACCGCCCATGTAAACCCATGGCGCATTCAGATGGGACAGATCCCTTGGAACCTGGCGCAGGCACACCAACAGTCGCTTCAGCACTACCCAGACTGGCCGGGGATCGAAGGGATGGTAGCTGGAGCGCTTGTTACCTTCCTGCTGTTTTACGCGCGCTCACAGTTCACATGGTGGCCCTTTCATCCGGCGGGTTATGCGATCGGCAATACGTTTATAACGGACCTGCTTTGGTGTCCGTTCCTAGTAGGATGGCTAGCTAAAGTGTTAATACTGCGCTATGGAGGGATGCAGTCGTATCGCAAAGCGCTTCCCTTCTTTATCGGGCTTATTCTAGGGGACTATGTGATAGCCTGTTTATGGTCACTAGCGGGAGTCGCCTTTCATATGAGTATGTACAGGTGTTTTCCAAACTAA
- a CDS encoding helicase HerA domain-containing protein, whose translation MERERKNGSMLTVTSPVRQPEASEVQNRREALGIIIDGSLSRGLVMRLAADKSVEDLRAGEFVVVEGQKNRFFAILGDIELAAIHKDILLNPPQPEERLRCAVLAGTSAYGLVHLRPMVLFPIDEAGADASGCKDELLPVRTVPAHFSAVYEATQEDVSRVFGIEEEGEPYFCVGTPLDMDAQVCINMDRWIERSNAIFGKSGTGKTFLTRLCLCGAIRARKAVHLIFDMHNEYGWEGRSETAQGKKVRGLKQIFGSQVVIATLDSTSSKIRGVRPDFEVKIGYDQVEVDDILLLQDELNLNEAARETCYLLEKIYNKDWLRKLLELDLSAIKELCAEYNIHSGALSALQRKLTSLERDCKGFLVRDLPPGEDPVQRILSELQRGHDVVLEFGRHDKPRQYMLVANILTRRLHDLYVEQTEKALGGEGSEPHHLIVVIEEAHKFLSPLLANQTIFGTIAREMRKYHMTLLIVDQRPSQIDRETLSQVGTRICCLLDEESDMDAALTGIMGASDLRAVLASLETRQQALIFGHAVPMPVVIRTRTYDDAFIQAMTFPGTGSRQNKDADFERERDRDF comes from the coding sequence ATGGAGCGAGAAAGAAAAAACGGAAGCATGCTGACCGTTACCTCGCCTGTTAGACAGCCCGAGGCATCGGAAGTTCAGAATAGGCGTGAGGCTTTAGGGATCATCATAGACGGGTCGTTGAGTAGAGGTTTGGTGATGCGTCTTGCCGCCGACAAGAGTGTAGAAGACCTACGGGCGGGGGAATTTGTAGTGGTGGAAGGGCAAAAGAACCGATTCTTTGCCATTCTGGGCGACATAGAGCTGGCAGCGATTCACAAGGATATTCTTTTAAACCCTCCTCAACCGGAAGAGCGATTACGGTGCGCCGTGTTGGCCGGAACGAGCGCTTACGGTTTGGTGCACTTACGCCCTATGGTTCTGTTTCCTATTGACGAGGCGGGGGCGGATGCCTCGGGATGCAAGGATGAGCTGTTGCCGGTTCGCACGGTACCTGCGCACTTCAGCGCCGTTTATGAGGCAACCCAAGAGGATGTCAGCCGTGTGTTTGGTATAGAAGAGGAGGGAGAGCCCTATTTCTGTGTGGGCACGCCACTAGATATGGATGCGCAGGTATGCATCAATATGGACCGGTGGATTGAGCGCTCGAATGCCATTTTCGGCAAATCCGGCACAGGGAAGACCTTCCTGACTCGTCTTTGCCTCTGTGGAGCTATCCGGGCTAGAAAAGCCGTGCATCTGATTTTTGACATGCATAATGAGTATGGTTGGGAGGGGCGATCGGAAACCGCGCAAGGCAAGAAGGTACGAGGGTTAAAGCAAATTTTTGGTTCTCAAGTTGTCATCGCGACACTAGATAGTACATCCTCAAAGATTCGAGGAGTCAGGCCAGATTTCGAGGTCAAGATAGGTTATGATCAGGTGGAGGTTGACGATATTCTTCTATTACAAGACGAGTTAAATCTCAACGAGGCTGCGCGTGAGACCTGTTATCTTTTGGAAAAGATTTACAATAAGGACTGGTTGCGTAAGCTTCTGGAGTTGGATCTATCGGCTATAAAGGAGCTTTGTGCGGAGTATAACATTCACTCGGGAGCCTTAAGTGCGCTCCAGCGCAAACTAACTAGTTTGGAAAGGGACTGTAAAGGTTTTCTCGTTCGTGACTTACCTCCTGGAGAAGACCCCGTTCAGCGCATTCTAAGCGAACTGCAGCGCGGGCATGATGTGGTACTGGAGTTTGGCCGCCACGACAAGCCAAGGCAGTACATGCTGGTTGCCAACATTCTTACTCGCCGCTTACATGATCTCTATGTGGAGCAAACCGAGAAAGCGTTGGGCGGCGAAGGAAGCGAGCCGCATCATCTCATCGTGGTAATAGAAGAGGCACATAAGTTCCTTTCACCCTTGTTAGCGAATCAAACTATTTTTGGCACGATCGCACGGGAGATGCGTAAGTACCATATGACGCTGCTGATCGTAGATCAGCGTCCAAGTCAGATCGACCGGGAGACGCTTTCGCAGGTCGGGACGCGCATCTGCTGTCTGCTTGATGAGGAAAGCGATATGGATGCGGCTCTCACGGGTATAATGGGCGCATCCGATTTGAGGGCGGTGCTGGCAAGTTTAGAGACACGTCAGCAAGCGCTTATCTTTGGTCATGCCGTCCCCATGCCGGTGGTCATACGTACCCGCACCTATGACGATGCCTTCATACAGGCTATGACGTTCCCGGGGACTGGTTCTCGGCAAAATAAGGATGCCGATTTTGAGCGAGAGCGAGACAGAGATTTTTAA
- a CDS encoding MFS transporter, which translates to MRRSPLLILALTLFIDMLGFGLILPLIPVYISHYGGGAWVGGMLLGCYSLMQFLTAPIWGRLSDRIGRRPVILIGLCGSAGTFLTFGLAPNLLVLFLARVAAGALTSASLPTAQAYIADVTPPEKRASGMAVLGIAFGLGFAFGPVVGGYASRIAIGSLSPIATPALLAAFLSFCNFLWALAMLPESLSLARREASANATTEKGPLALLRSIAAAFHEPNIRAQLLVFAFVTFAFTAVESSFSWLVILRFHHTLEQTAIRTWQTHHLGQPWASLPDIVRRHQFEKIEAIITSRIFLIVGLSSLVVQGFIVRGLAHFIGEHYLVRFGAMLMTLTLIGIGLTPSLWGIYLLSICIAIAMGVMTPSLNALITHAADPSEIGALSGVQQGLGSLARIIAPPINNYLIGLPNATGVPFFCSALLMAVAFLLSLQLKPMTPSSKRDKEATETTTIEASSIH; encoded by the coding sequence ATGCGGCGTTCGCCACTGCTCATTTTGGCGCTCACGCTGTTTATAGACATGCTCGGTTTCGGGCTTATCCTACCCCTTATCCCCGTCTATATCTCTCACTATGGCGGTGGCGCATGGGTAGGAGGTATGTTGCTGGGGTGTTACTCCCTCATGCAGTTTCTCACAGCCCCCATCTGGGGCCGTCTTTCCGATCGTATCGGGCGTAGACCTGTTATTCTTATCGGGCTTTGCGGATCTGCTGGCACCTTTCTTACCTTTGGACTAGCTCCTAACCTTTTGGTCCTTTTCTTAGCTCGCGTGGCCGCGGGTGCTCTTACCTCCGCCAGCCTTCCAACTGCCCAAGCCTATATTGCCGATGTCACCCCACCCGAAAAACGCGCGAGTGGGATGGCGGTGCTCGGTATCGCTTTCGGCCTTGGCTTCGCCTTCGGGCCTGTCGTCGGAGGTTACGCAAGCCGTATCGCCATCGGATCCCTTTCTCCCATCGCCACACCCGCGCTGCTAGCAGCCTTTCTTTCCTTCTGCAACTTCCTGTGGGCACTTGCTATGCTGCCAGAAAGCCTCTCACTGGCTCGCCGTGAAGCCTCAGCCAACGCTACAACAGAAAAAGGCCCCCTCGCTCTCTTGCGATCTATCGCAGCGGCCTTCCATGAACCAAATATTCGTGCTCAACTTCTGGTGTTTGCCTTCGTTACCTTCGCTTTTACTGCTGTTGAGTCCTCTTTCTCTTGGCTTGTTATTCTACGCTTCCACCACACTCTAGAACAGACTGCCATACGTACATGGCAGACACATCATCTCGGTCAACCCTGGGCATCCCTACCAGATATCGTACGCCGTCACCAGTTTGAGAAAATAGAGGCCATCATAACGAGTCGTATCTTCCTGATCGTGGGTCTCTCCAGTCTCGTTGTGCAAGGCTTCATTGTGCGTGGCTTAGCTCACTTTATCGGTGAACATTACCTGGTTCGATTTGGAGCCATGCTGATGACCTTAACGCTCATCGGCATCGGCCTAACACCCTCTTTATGGGGTATCTACCTCCTCAGCATCTGTATCGCGATCGCAATGGGGGTGATGACCCCGTCCCTTAATGCGCTTATTACCCATGCTGCAGACCCATCCGAGATAGGGGCCCTTAGCGGTGTTCAACAAGGTTTGGGCAGCCTTGCACGTATCATCGCACCACCCATCAATAACTATCTCATTGGTCTCCCAAACGCTACAGGAGTCCCCTTCTTCTGCTCCGCACTGCTTATGGCCGTTGCCTTCCTGCTCAGCCTTCAACTGAAACCGATGACCCCCTCATCAAAACGAGATAAGGAGGCTACGGAGACCACCACAATTGAGGCATCCTCCATTCATTAA
- a CDS encoding dienelactone hydrolase family protein, whose product MNRTKPSMPDPRLLGPIVTTNTPRELAMPKTLEDWRKWRLFVRRRILTAAGLSPMPARTPLYPQIFRRLERDGYSIETVAIESLPGFWLYGNLYQPLPLPEVRQPGVLIAHGHWASGRLTDTDEASFVACGIAMARAGWTAFAYDMVGYTDTTLVSHQFALDAEEALWEISLFGLQTWNSLRALDFLLSLPHVDPARIGMTGASGGGTQTMVLAAIDDRLKVSAPCVMVSHTMQGGCLCENAPGLRIDFSNLDIAAAHAPNPQILVGATGDWTKDTLTVEGPSIARIYALYRRPESFRYRLLDYGHNFNEASRREVYTFMAEQFGSNAIPTDLPFPKEREEDMRAPQWARTRGMAETEIKGALRHRAVQMLEEAVRFAFKDREALHDRYFSLWQHVLAIDSPKDVDIVWEIKETESEIGGQRLQVVFGYEGRQERLEAILMEPYLHGGVWGAILVDGTAGTIGDDPFLLMLLKLGLRVLRPKRLTLNTEEERQRYEDYSRDFFCTYNRTLLQERLKDLRASIGFMKRLGVEHLVVIGREGAGLEALLMAPFVTILIADVQHAETEQPAFWKTSDRFLPGIMRLGGTVLPLALAASRPVYLYNVGDRFCAPEHFDELTKAYGSRLHWTRTEPSHVEIVNWIAQNLRFQLETG is encoded by the coding sequence ATGAACCGAACGAAACCTTCTATGCCTGACCCGCGCCTGCTCGGTCCTATAGTGACGACAAATACGCCTCGCGAGTTGGCCATGCCGAAAACTTTAGAGGATTGGCGGAAATGGCGTCTCTTTGTGCGCCGGCGTATTTTAACGGCTGCAGGGCTTTCTCCCATGCCTGCTCGCACGCCCCTTTATCCGCAGATATTTCGGCGTCTTGAGCGTGATGGCTACTCTATTGAGACCGTTGCGATAGAGTCGTTACCGGGCTTTTGGCTCTACGGCAATCTCTATCAGCCGTTGCCACTGCCGGAGGTACGGCAGCCGGGCGTCCTCATAGCTCATGGGCATTGGGCATCGGGGCGTTTAACCGATACAGACGAGGCCTCTTTCGTCGCATGTGGCATCGCGATGGCGCGAGCTGGGTGGACGGCTTTTGCTTATGACATGGTGGGGTATACCGATACCACTCTTGTAAGCCATCAATTCGCCTTGGATGCCGAAGAGGCTCTATGGGAAATAAGCCTCTTCGGTTTACAGACATGGAACAGCCTGCGTGCTCTCGATTTTCTTCTCTCCCTACCTCATGTTGACCCGGCTCGGATAGGGATGACAGGAGCCTCTGGCGGAGGAACACAGACGATGGTGCTTGCCGCCATTGACGATCGGTTAAAGGTGTCGGCTCCTTGTGTGATGGTTTCACATACGATGCAAGGCGGCTGTCTCTGTGAGAACGCGCCCGGCCTACGGATAGACTTTTCTAATCTCGACATAGCGGCGGCTCACGCGCCTAATCCACAGATTCTCGTTGGAGCCACCGGTGACTGGACCAAAGATACGCTCACCGTAGAGGGGCCTTCTATTGCACGTATCTATGCCCTTTACAGGCGTCCGGAGAGTTTTCGATATCGGCTCTTGGATTATGGACACAATTTCAATGAGGCCTCACGTAGGGAGGTTTATACCTTCATGGCCGAGCAGTTTGGGAGCAACGCAATTCCAACCGACCTTCCGTTTCCTAAAGAACGTGAGGAGGATATGCGCGCTCCGCAGTGGGCGAGAACACGCGGCATGGCTGAAACGGAAATCAAGGGGGCGTTACGACATCGGGCGGTGCAGATGTTGGAAGAGGCTGTTCGTTTTGCTTTTAAGGATAGAGAGGCTCTGCACGATCGATACTTCTCTTTATGGCAACATGTTCTGGCCATCGATTCTCCCAAGGATGTGGATATCGTGTGGGAGATAAAGGAAACCGAAAGCGAGATAGGAGGCCAGCGCTTGCAGGTCGTTTTCGGATATGAGGGGAGGCAGGAGCGCCTAGAGGCCATTCTGATGGAGCCTTATCTGCACGGTGGCGTGTGGGGAGCTATTCTCGTAGATGGCACGGCTGGGACTATAGGAGACGATCCGTTCCTTCTAATGCTCTTAAAGTTGGGGTTGCGTGTGTTGCGGCCGAAGCGGTTGACGCTTAACACTGAAGAGGAGAGACAGCGTTATGAAGACTACTCTAGGGACTTCTTTTGTACCTACAATCGTACACTGCTTCAAGAACGTTTGAAAGATCTGCGGGCCTCCATAGGCTTCATGAAGCGCCTTGGTGTGGAGCACCTCGTGGTTATCGGCAGGGAGGGGGCCGGTCTTGAGGCCTTGTTGATGGCGCCTTTTGTCACGATCCTGATCGCCGATGTCCAACATGCAGAAACAGAGCAACCAGCTTTCTGGAAGACTTCCGACCGATTCTTGCCTGGCATCATGCGCTTAGGAGGAACGGTGCTGCCCCTTGCGTTAGCCGCATCTCGCCCCGTCTACCTTTACAACGTGGGCGATCGGTTTTGTGCTCCGGAGCATTTCGATGAGCTTACGAAGGCCTATGGGAGCAGGCTGCATTGGACGCGAACAGAGCCTTCACATGTAGAGATAGTAAACTGGATAGCTCAGAATCTTCGTTTTCAATTAGAGACAGGTTAA
- a CDS encoding GntR family transcriptional regulator has product MVILHLDPLGDRPLYLQIVEQIEEAINSNRLTDGQPIWSARKIASHYHISYQTAERALAELARRGLVRRSVASGTVVCLSSQTQQICPAIRHRVIALISCWEVWGTQPTHTMSEMQISQAAAQRLASDLWGLIWAYPGSGDIKKGFSVAELAKWCHRVKFDGALVFGHMPERGLEWLHHQGYPVVVVDAEPIGPFPRVVHDNYGGMKAAVEHLLELGHTKIAFLRGDRPYHYSVRQKAYEDTLLQAGIQPDPELIISIRRPKPRVADAIKFWFSLPDSRRPTALAAGSDIIAAFVAQEAQKQGIRIPHDLSLTGYDDEPFAVAVHPPLTTLHVSWADMGIAGANLLLERLQNPYLHQEGETEPTRIVVPSQLVVRESTAPPASKT; this is encoded by the coding sequence ATGGTGATTTTACATCTGGATCCACTTGGGGATCGTCCACTCTACCTTCAAATCGTAGAGCAAATCGAAGAGGCCATTAACTCAAACCGGCTTACGGACGGTCAGCCGATCTGGTCTGCACGTAAAATTGCCTCCCACTACCACATCTCCTATCAAACAGCGGAACGAGCACTCGCCGAACTAGCTCGCCGCGGGCTTGTACGCCGTTCCGTTGCCTCAGGCACAGTGGTATGCCTCTCGTCGCAAACCCAACAAATCTGCCCCGCGATACGTCATCGTGTCATCGCCCTGATCTCTTGTTGGGAAGTTTGGGGTACTCAGCCCACGCATACGATGTCAGAGATGCAGATCTCTCAGGCGGCAGCACAACGCCTCGCCTCAGATCTTTGGGGACTCATCTGGGCTTATCCGGGTAGCGGAGATATCAAAAAAGGTTTCTCCGTAGCCGAACTCGCCAAGTGGTGCCATCGCGTAAAGTTCGATGGAGCCCTGGTATTTGGTCACATGCCAGAACGTGGGCTTGAATGGCTTCATCATCAGGGCTACCCAGTGGTTGTGGTAGATGCAGAACCTATCGGCCCCTTCCCACGTGTCGTCCACGATAACTATGGAGGCATGAAGGCTGCGGTTGAGCACCTCCTAGAGTTGGGCCATACAAAGATCGCCTTCTTGCGTGGTGATCGCCCTTATCACTACTCTGTGCGTCAAAAAGCTTACGAAGACACCCTACTTCAAGCGGGTATCCAACCGGATCCGGAGCTTATTATCTCCATTCGGCGACCGAAACCACGTGTAGCAGATGCCATTAAGTTTTGGTTTTCCTTACCAGACTCCCGACGTCCTACCGCTTTGGCGGCAGGTTCAGATATCATCGCCGCCTTCGTGGCGCAAGAGGCCCAGAAGCAGGGCATACGCATTCCCCATGATCTCTCACTCACAGGCTATGACGACGAACCTTTTGCCGTTGCTGTTCATCCCCCACTAACGACCCTGCATGTCTCTTGGGCCGATATGGGCATAGCCGGCGCTAACTTGCTCTTAGAGAGACTTCAAAACCCCTATCTTCATCAAGAAGGAGAAACAGAACCAACTCGCATCGTTGTTCCATCACAGCTTGTGGTGCGCGAATCGACGGCACCACCTGCTAGTAAAACCTAA
- a CDS encoding SDR family oxidoreductase, which translates to MHDDQKVVLITGGSSGIGKATAKRLLTSPKFAVTIAGRTVERLETALSELMPPADSFHAVQADVTNPLDVERLVSSTLRRFGRIDVLVNSAGIGAIGPFLEVDSSTMEQLWRVNVLGTMLLTQAVLPYMIEQKQGLIINLPGILGIKTIPNAALYCATKHAVIGFSNALLQEVKRHNIRITNICCSGVDTPFWDALQGRPRVELLLKPEEVAETIYQILMQPPHLITNQVLLQHAAHQI; encoded by the coding sequence ATGCACGACGATCAAAAGGTTGTTCTCATTACAGGCGGAAGCAGTGGGATAGGCAAGGCCACCGCGAAACGGCTGTTGACCTCTCCCAAATTTGCCGTGACCATCGCAGGCCGTACCGTAGAACGTCTCGAAACAGCCCTTTCTGAGCTAATGCCTCCCGCCGATAGTTTCCATGCCGTCCAAGCCGATGTTACAAACCCTCTAGATGTCGAACGCCTTGTTAGCTCTACACTCCGTCGATTCGGCCGGATAGACGTGCTGGTTAATAGTGCTGGCATCGGTGCCATCGGTCCTTTTTTGGAGGTGGATAGCTCCACCATGGAACAACTGTGGAGGGTAAATGTTTTGGGCACAATGCTCCTTACTCAAGCTGTCCTACCTTACATGATCGAACAGAAACAGGGGTTGATCATCAATCTGCCCGGCATCCTCGGAATAAAAACTATCCCAAATGCTGCTCTCTATTGCGCAACAAAGCATGCCGTCATCGGCTTCAGCAACGCCCTTCTACAGGAGGTGAAGCGCCATAATATCCGCATCACTAACATCTGCTGTTCTGGAGTAGATACACCCTTTTGGGATGCGCTGCAAGGCAGGCCGCGTGTGGAGCTGCTTCTAAAACCAGAAGAGGTCGCCGAGACCATCTATCAAATTCTTATGCAGCCGCCCCATCTTATCACAAACCAAGTTCTACTACAACATGCAGCGCATCAAATCTGA
- a CDS encoding DUF1559 domain-containing protein, protein MKPSSRAFTLIELLVVIAIIAILAAILFPVFAQAREAARKTTCLSNEKQLAMGLIMYVQDYDGMMCPNETTDSQGLWAGWMDLTQPYVKNQDIWWCPDLPKPTHDPAWQGWFGGDEVYADWTIHVGINAWGATGYFDFSANPTVFRIRLMDAIDKPAQRAYLCDTLSVPAWGYSRDTYRSIGSGAWSFFNAYSWSIDPNVSPGNDWNAIDPRHPLAKQVNGVPVPGAGGGYNTVFVDGHAKYTPYGSEQSINGQGGYDIDYWGPWWANN, encoded by the coding sequence ATGAAACCTTCGTCACGTGCCTTCACATTGATAGAATTGCTTGTTGTTATCGCTATTATTGCGATACTTGCGGCGATTCTGTTCCCGGTCTTCGCGCAAGCGCGTGAGGCCGCAAGAAAAACAACCTGCCTCTCTAACGAAAAGCAGCTCGCCATGGGTCTGATTATGTATGTGCAAGACTATGATGGGATGATGTGTCCTAATGAAACCACGGATTCCCAAGGACTTTGGGCAGGTTGGATGGATCTAACTCAGCCTTATGTAAAAAACCAGGACATTTGGTGGTGCCCCGATCTACCAAAACCAACTCATGACCCAGCCTGGCAGGGATGGTTTGGTGGAGATGAAGTCTACGCCGACTGGACAATCCATGTAGGTATCAATGCCTGGGGTGCAACTGGCTATTTCGATTTCAGCGCTAATCCCACCGTGTTCCGTATCCGCCTCATGGACGCTATAGACAAACCTGCACAAAGAGCCTATCTATGCGATACACTCTCGGTGCCCGCGTGGGGCTATAGCCGAGATACCTACCGCTCGATCGGTAGCGGTGCCTGGAGTTTCTTCAACGCATACTCATGGAGCATAGATCCTAACGTCTCCCCTGGAAACGACTGGAACGCCATAGACCCCCGACATCCTCTCGCTAAACAGGTAAACGGGGTTCCCGTACCCGGAGCAGGCGGAGGCTATAACACTGTCTTTGTAGACGGTCATGCCAAATATACACCCTACGGCTCTGAACAGTCTATCAATGGGCAAGGAGGCTATGATATAGACTACTGGGGGCCTTGGTGGGCCAATAATTAA